AGCCTCTACGAGGCGGCGGCGTTCCAGTGGGGGTGGCTGGAGCAATGCATCGAGCGCGGCTTGTTGCCCAAGCATGCCGACCAGTTCAACAGCATCGACACCAAGCTGCACCAGGCCTTTGCCCAGTTGCAGCTCAAGGAGCCGTTTTACTTCGCCTCGATGAAAGGGTCAGTGGAAGACAAGGGCACCACGGATTACTTGCGCCTGATCGCGGAAAAAGTCGGCATTGAATCGCGGCACATCGATATCGAAGACATCGGCCTCAACAGTGACGGGCGCTTTGTCGATTTGGAAGAGCGCTGGATTCCGCACCTGTTCAAGCTGCATGCCTGGGAGTTCATCTTCCACGAGCCGTTTGGTGAAGCGATTGCCCAGTGCGATACCCAGTTTTTCGAGCCGGCCTGGAAGTCGATCATCTCGAACAAAGGCATCCTGCCGTTGCTGTGGGAATTCAACAAAGGTCACCCGAACCTGCTCGCAGCCCACCTGGATACCGACACGAGCAAAGCGGTGCCCAAGGGCTGGGTGCGCAAGCCGTTCTTTTCCCGGGAAGGCGCCAACATCGAGCTGCAGACCGCCGATGGCTTGATCGTCAAGGAAGACGGCCCCTACACCGATGCGCCTTTCATCCTTCAGGAGTTTGCGCCACTGCCGAAGTTTGACGACAGCTACACGCTGATCGGTTCCTGGGTCATTGGTGACCAGGCGGCGGGCATTGGCGTGCGGGAAGACAACAGCCTGATCACCAAGGATTCAAGCCGGTTTCTGCCGCACCTGATCCTGGACTGACTACCTGCACACAACTGTGGATTAAGCACATGACCCCCCTGTGGGAGCGAGCTTGCTCGCGATGGCGGCGGGCCGGCCAACATTGATGTTGACTGACCTGGCCCTATCGCGAGCAAGCTCGCTCCCACAGGTTGGGTGTTCGCCGAAGACTTTCCTCAGGTCCACCAGTACCGCACCAGGTGGAAGAAGATCGGCGCGGCGAAGCACACCGAATCCAACCGGTCGAGCATGCCGCCGTGGCCTTCGATCATGTGGCCCCAGTCCTTGACGCCGCGGTCGCGCTTGATCGCCGACATGACGATGCCGCCAGCAAACCCCAACAAGTTGATCAACAACGCGATGAGGAACGACTGCCAGGGATTGAACGGCGTGATCCACCACAGCGCGCCACCGATCAGCGAGGCCAGGAAGATGCCGCCGACAAACCCCTCCACGGTTTTGGAGGGCGACAGGTTCGGCGCGATCTTGTGTTTGCCGAACAGCTTGCCGCAGACGTACTGCAGCACATCCGACAGCTGCACCACGATCACCAGGTAAGCGATCAGCAACAGGTTGCGCCCTTCAAAACCGGCGATGTCCAACGTCAGCAAGGCCGGCACGAAGGAGATGCAGAACACCGCGATCATCAAGCCCCACTGGACCTTGGAAGCGCGCTCCAGAAAGTGCGTGCTGTCGCCGCCCAGGGACGCCAGGATCGGCAGCAGCAGGAACACATACACCGGGATGAAGATCGAAAACAGCCCGTACCAGTCGTAGTAGATCAACAGGTATTGCAGCGGCAGTGCCAGGTAGAACGCGGCCACCAGGGCGGGGTAGTCACTGCGGCGCGTCGGTGTCAGGGTCAGGAACTCGCGCAGGGCGTAGAACGACACCGCATAGAACAACAGGATCACCGCCGCGTTGCCGAGCCAGAACGCAACGCCGATCACCAGCACCATGATCCACCAGGCGTTGATCCGGGCATTGAGGTTGTCGATGACGGAGTTCGGCGCGCCTTTGGTGCGCAGCCTGAGAATGAAACCGATCAACGAGGCCAGCACCAGAATGGCGCCGATCCCGCCAAACAACATCAGAGTATATCGATCCATGTCAGACGTGCTCCGGGGCCAGTGCTAGCAGCGCGGCGCGGCTGCGTTCAAGAAATTGCTCTTTGCTTTCACCTTCTTCGATGCACAGCGGTGCGCCGAAACTGGTGGTGCATAACAGTGGCAGAGGCAGTACCCGACCCTTGGGCATGACGCGGTTGAGGTTGGCGATCCACACCGGGATCACCTCGACCTCGGGGTGTTTTTTCATCAAGTGATAGATCCCGCTCTTGAAGGGCAACAGGCCTTCCTCCGGATTGCGCGTGCCTTCCGGGAAGATGATCAGCGAGTCGCCGTTTTCCAGCGCATCGAGCATCGGCTGCAATGGGCTGTAGGAAGGGTCCTTGCGCTCACGGTCCACCAGCACGCCGTTGAACACCCGGTTGATGATGTAGCGACGCACCGGGCTGGTTTGCCAATAATCGGCCCCCGCCACCGGCCGGGTCAGCTTGCGCAGCGCCGGCGGCAACGAGGCCCAGAGCAACACGAAGTCACCGTGGCTGCTGTGGTTGGCGAAGTAGATCCGCTGCACCGGCGTCGGCGCGCAGCCGAGCCACAGGCTGCGAGCGCCGGTGACCATGCGGGCGGCGGAGGTGATGA
The sequence above is drawn from the Pseudomonas sp. St316 genome and encodes:
- a CDS encoding phosphatidate cytidylyltransferase; protein product: MDRYTLMLFGGIGAILVLASLIGFILRLRTKGAPNSVIDNLNARINAWWIMVLVIGVAFWLGNAAVILLFYAVSFYALREFLTLTPTRRSDYPALVAAFYLALPLQYLLIYYDWYGLFSIFIPVYVFLLLPILASLGGDSTHFLERASKVQWGLMIAVFCISFVPALLTLDIAGFEGRNLLLIAYLVIVVQLSDVLQYVCGKLFGKHKIAPNLSPSKTVEGFVGGIFLASLIGGALWWITPFNPWQSFLIALLINLLGFAGGIVMSAIKRDRGVKDWGHMIEGHGGMLDRLDSVCFAAPIFFHLVRYWWT
- a CDS encoding glutathionylspermidine synthase family protein; translated protein: MKKIHCAERHDWKQTAEQLGFLFHTIDDEPYWDESAYYQFTLKQIEDDLEDPTTEIHEMCMDLVARVVQSEELLERLSIPAPFFDLVRTSWLEGHPHLYGRMDFSYNGSGPAKLLELNYDTPTSLYEAAAFQWGWLEQCIERGLLPKHADQFNSIDTKLHQAFAQLQLKEPFYFASMKGSVEDKGTTDYLRLIAEKVGIESRHIDIEDIGLNSDGRFVDLEERWIPHLFKLHAWEFIFHEPFGEAIAQCDTQFFEPAWKSIISNKGILPLLWEFNKGHPNLLAAHLDTDTSKAVPKGWVRKPFFSREGANIELQTADGLIVKEDGPYTDAPFILQEFAPLPKFDDSYTLIGSWVIGDQAAGIGVREDNSLITKDSSRFLPHLILD
- a CDS encoding lysophospholipid acyltransferase family protein; this translates as MFEPVVANLITSAARMVTGARSLWLGCAPTPVQRIYFANHSSHGDFVLLWASLPPALRKLTRPVAGADYWQTSPVRRYIINRVFNGVLVDRERKDPSYSPLQPMLDALENGDSLIIFPEGTRNPEEGLLPFKSGIYHLMKKHPEVEVIPVWIANLNRVMPKGRVLPLPLLCTTSFGAPLCIEEGESKEQFLERSRAALLALAPEHV